The Aedes aegypti strain LVP_AGWG chromosome 3, AaegL5.0 Primary Assembly, whole genome shotgun sequence genome contains a region encoding:
- the LOC110679181 gene encoding uncharacterized protein LOC110679181, which translates to MASVDTNETAVVQKSRSFGAEFRKFISSPQCPASDISASTKKARTLQGSGVKLSCETENASVNDSAGSKQNQIYRAVLRNIANSPKTKPKGTPSGANSHRGFQDAKSKNLLLKNVSVAQKQAVGSDFSSGSSHNRSSQHLNGFNAHTLVDH; encoded by the exons ATGGCATCAGTTGACACAAACGAAACAGCTGTTGTACAGAAAT CGCGGTCGTTTGGAGCGGAGTTCAGAAAATTCATTTCGAGCCCCCAGTGCCCAGCCTCCGACATATCAGCATCGACCAAGAAAGCGCGAACCTTGCAAGGATCAGGAGTAAAACTGTCATGTGAAACTGAGAACG CATCCGTGAACGATTCTGCTGGATCAAAACAGAACCAGATATACCGTGCAGTACTCCGCAACATTGCCAACTCTCCAAAAACCAAACCAAAGGGAACACCATCCGGCGCAAATTCCCACCGAGGATTCCAGGATGCTAAGAGCAAAAATTTACTTCTAAAAAATGTTTCCGTGGCACAAAAACAGGCCGTAGGATCGGATTTTTCTAGTGGCTCCTCACACAACCGGTCAAGTCAGCATTTGAACGGATTCAACGCACATACCCTTGTTGATCACTAG